One Xenopus tropicalis strain Nigerian chromosome 8, UCB_Xtro_10.0, whole genome shotgun sequence genomic window carries:
- the ccdc197 gene encoding uncharacterized protein CCDC197, giving the protein MIGRMSALLWKQNAGRNRPLTPDQAGLLCEQGTMAEWEPGEPTRDKARYDLNLDIRKRNVFVTQLGEAREEDENVTQLPVIKEAASKILENSKNTLQRTLVLKKEVEYDHVSQELLAKRREFSDRKHALDVRKEEFSQKQTEYTEKAANFEKFLQDSDVRRRRAILKYQTEAKQNELRDMEINKLVKQLEEKKIRQQKLHEKVKKLKLFEEFLLRTVDIVPENYLEYGVDSPVKAIIRRYETLSLTNESLVNNLTVLADEQENKQHELENLQQQHDTLKLMMTSELSQLQMDYDILLEKNKQLELKFNLDKGQFRNQSVEVASLLMSITNLSEQCHLKHFRSIDEAELLQKLDMIKEFILEKSQVEKLATHLSEERPSLFNLDDQTLKHKRTSKKPFKIKVSEVQHQDNKNSNNRRVSIVEAKI; this is encoded by the exons ATGATTGGTAGAATGTCCGCGTTGTTATGGAAACAGAACGCTGGCCGCAATCGCCCTTTAACTCCAGATCAAGCAGGGCTCCTGTGTGAGCAGGGCACGATGGCAGAATGGGAGCCAGGAGAGCCCACCAGAGACAAGGCCAGATATGATCTGAACCTGGACATCAGGAAGAGAAACGTTTTCGTCACCCAGTTAGGGGAGGCGAG AGAAGAAGACGAGAATGTTACACAACTTCCTGTCATAAAAGAG gCTGCTAGTAAGATTTTGGAGAACAGTAAAAACACATTGCAGAGAACCCTTGTTTTGAAGAAAGAGGTTGAGTATGACCATGTCAGCCAGGAGCTCCTTGCTAAAAGACGAGAATTTAGCGATCGAAAACATGCATTGGACGTGAGGAAAGAGGAATTCTCACAGAAACAGACTGag TACACAGAAAAAGCTGCCAATTTTGAGAAATTTCTGCAGGACAGTGATGTTCGAAGGAGACGAGCAATTCTCAAGTATCAGACAGAGGCTAAGCAGAATGAATTAAGAGACATGGAAATCAATAAACTAGTAAAGCAGCTAGAAGAGAAGAAAATCAG GCAACAGAAACTTCACGAAAAAGTGAAAAAACTCAAACTCTTTGAAGAGTTCCTACTGAGAACTGTTGATATTGTTCCTGAAA ATTATCTTGAATATGGGGTGGACTCTCCAGTTAAAGCAATTATAAGACGCTATGAAACTCTGTCATTGACTAATGAGAGCTTGGTGAACAATCTGACTGTTCTTGCTGATGAACAGGAGAACAAGCAGCATGAGCTGGAAAACTTGCAGCAGCAACATGATACATTAAAGCTG ATGATGACCAGTGAGCTTTCTCAGCTTCAGATGGACTATGATATATTATTGGAGAAAAACAAACAACTCGAGCTGAAATTTAACCTGGACAAAGGTCAATTTAGGAACCAG AGTGTAGAAGTTGCAAGCCTTTTGATGTCCATTACAAACCTTTCTGAACAGTGCCATTTGAAACATTTTAGGTCAATAGATGAAGCTGAATTGTTACAAAAACTGGATATGATTAAG GAATTCATACTGGAAAAAAGTCAGGTTGAAAAACTGGCAACACATCTTTCAGAAGAAAGACCTTCCCTATTCAATCTGGATGATCAAACTCTAAAGCACAAACGAACTTCTAAGAAGccatttaaaataaaagtttcagAAGTGCAACATCAAGACAACAAGAACAGCAACAACCGAAGAGTATCCATTGTTGAAGCCAAAATCTAA